From a single Toxorhynchites rutilus septentrionalis strain SRP unplaced genomic scaffold, ASM2978413v1 HiC_scaffold_294, whole genome shotgun sequence genomic region:
- the LOC129781958 gene encoding alpha-2 adrenergic receptor-like produces MDYPLMSAGNISQEDFLAIVGGNSSLAGILGGSATNVFNDTLGGVLATGDNRTIFHGYPSGYTLPHIIIASIIVTILMIVIVVGNLLVIIAIATEKALKNIQNWFIASLAVADFFLGLVIMPFSLANELMGYWIFGNWWCDVHSAMDVLLCTSSIMNLCLISLDRYWSITKAIEYLKTRTPARAAFMIAAVWVMSALVCIPPLLGWKAPRPEEHVQLPQCQVSLVSLHQDEVIPFPVNKSKATFLAYLASI; encoded by the coding sequence ATGGATTACCCCTTGATGTCGGCAGGTAACATCTCCCAAGAGGACTTCCTGGCCATCGTCGGCGGGAATTCGTCACTGGCCGGAATACTGGGCGGCTCGGCCACTAATGTCTTCAATGACACGTTGGGTGGAGTTCTGGCCACCGGTGATAATCGGACCATTTTCCACGGCTATCCAAGCGGATACACACTGCCGCACATCATCATCGCTTCAATTATTGTGACAATACTAATGATAGTGATTGTGGTCGGTAACCTGCTGGTGATCATAGCGATTGCCACCGAGAAGGCGCTCAAAAACATCCAGAATTGGTTCATTGCCTCGCTGGCGGTGGCGGATTTTTTTCTCGGGCTGGTCATCATGCCCTTTTCGCTCGCCAACGAGCTGATGGGCTACTGGATTTTCGGGAACTGGTGGTGTGATGTGCATTCCGCGATGGATGTGTTGCTCTGTACGTCCTCGATCATGAACCTGTGCCTGATCTCGCTGGATCGGTACTGGAGCATCACGAAGGCgatcgaatatctgaaaacaAGGACACCAGCGAGGGCGGCGTTCATGATAGCCGCGGTTTGGGTGATGTCGGCGTTGGTATGCATTCCGCCGCTGCTCGGCTGGAAGGCGCCCCGCCCGGAGGAACACGTTCAGCTGCCACAGTGTCAGGTGAGTTTGGTTTCTCTCCATCAGGATGAAGTTATTCCGTTTCCAGTCAATAAAAGCAAAGCAACATTTCTTGCCTATTTAGCATCAATTTAG